Proteins from a single region of Hydrogenobacter hydrogenophilus:
- a CDS encoding septal ring lytic transglycosylase RlpA family protein has protein sequence MLIAVLLFICCGFALAKDECKQVEGYASWYGKEFHGKRTASGETFDKYKYTAASKVFPLNTYVLVKNLENGKEVVVRITDRGPFVKHRILDLSKASAEKLGILSKGKVRVSAIPLYCVADQEKSADDEYLKDLIKTF, from the coding sequence GCTAATAGCAGTTTTACTTTTCATCTGTTGTGGTTTTGCTTTAGCCAAGGATGAGTGTAAGCAGGTAGAAGGTTATGCATCTTGGTATGGTAAGGAGTTTCACGGAAAAAGAACTGCAAGTGGTGAGACCTTTGATAAGTACAAGTACACCGCAGCATCTAAGGTGTTTCCATTAAACACTTATGTGCTTGTCAAAAACTTAGAAAACGGTAAGGAAGTAGTGGTCAGGATAACTGACAGAGGACCTTTTGTCAAGCACAGAATACTTGACCTTTCAAAAGCTTCTGCAGAAAAACTCGGAATACTCAGTAAAGGTAAGGTAAGAGTAAGCGCTATACCTCTTTACTGTGTTGCAGACCAAGAGAAAAGCGCAGACGATGAGTATTTAAAGGACTTAATAAAAACCTTCTAA